In Raphanus sativus cultivar WK10039 chromosome 5, ASM80110v3, whole genome shotgun sequence, the following proteins share a genomic window:
- the LOC108856244 gene encoding L-type lectin-domain containing receptor kinase IV.2 produces MFIKLIFFCLLLLLSQTSRSSSQILTYNGFNPPTDISLQGLATVTPNGLLKLTNTTVQKTGHAFYTKPIRFKESSSPNATVSSFSTTFVFAIYSQIPTLSGHGIAFVVAPSPGLPSALPSQYIGLFNSSNNGNDTNHVFAVEFDTIQSNEFGDPNDNHVGIDINGLRSVKYSTAGYWDNKNSFQNLNLISRKLMQVWISYDSLGNRIDVTMSPYGSDKPSKPLVTHVTDLSSVLLQDMYVGFASATGSVISEHYVAGWSFRLNGEAPPLTSSNLPKLPRFQPKRVSDFYKIGAPLISLFLIFSVISLAFYVARRRKKFEEELDDWETEFGKNRFRFKELYHATKGFKEKDLLGSGGFGRVYRGILPTSKLEVAVKRVSHDSKQGMKEFVAEIVSIGRMSHRNLVPLLGYCRRRGELLLVYDYMPNGSLDKYLYNNPERTLDWRQRCKIVKGVASGLFYLHEEWEQVVIHRDVKASNVLLDADFNGRLGDFGLARLYDHGSDPQTTHVVGTLGYLAPEHSRTGRATTATDVYAFGAFLLEVVSGRRPIELHSESDDTFLLVEWVFGLWVRGNIMEAKDPNLGCDDRYDLEEVEMVLKLGLLCSHSDPRARPSMRLVLQYLRGDVSLPELTPLDLSAGNGMSLGGRDGFSGIAMSYSSSVFRGFTGVSSIADSLLSGGR; encoded by the coding sequence ATGTTCATCAAACTCATATTCttctgtctcctcctcctcctctctcaaACCTCGAGATCTTCTTCTCAGATCCTCACCTACAATGGCTTCAACCCTCCGACAGACATCTCCCTCCAAGGCCTCGCCACAGTAACACCCAACGGTCTCCTAAAGCTAACCAACACAACCGTACAAAAAACCGGGCACGCCTTCTACACCAAACCGATCCGGTTCAAAGAATCATCATCACCAAACGCCACCGTCTCTTCCTTCTCCACCACCTTCGTCTTCGCCATATACTCCCAGATCCCAACTCTGAGCGGCCACGGGATCGCTTTCGTCGTAGCTCCGTCCCCGGGTCTCCCTTCCGCTCTTCCCAGCCAGTACATCGGCCTCTTCAACAGCTCCAACAACGGCAACGACACGAACCACGTCTTCGCAGTGGAGTTCGACACGATCCAGAGCAACGAGTTCGGAGATCCGAACGATAACCACGTCGGAATCGACATCAACGGGTTAAGATCGGTCAAGTACTCGACAGCTGGATACTGGGACAACAAAAACTCGTTTCAGAATCTGAACTTGATCAGCCGCAAACTGATGCAGGTTTGGATCAGTTACGACAGTCTCGGTAATAGAATCGATGTCACCATGTCTCCGTACGGTTCCGACAAGCCTAGTAAACCGCTCGTCACTCACGTAACGGATCTCTCTTCCGTTCTACTTCAAGACATGTACGTAGGTTTCGCCTCCGCGACCGGCTCGGTGATCTCGGAGCATTACGTCGCCGGATGGAGTTTCCGGTTAAACGGAGAAGCTCCTCCGCTGACGTCGTCGAACCTCCCGAAGCTTCCTCGCTTCCAGCCGAAGCGAGTCTCGGACTTCTACAAGATCGGCGCGCCGCTGATCTCCCTGTTTCTGATCTTCTCCGTGATCTCCCTCGCCTTCTACGTGgcgaggaggaggaagaagttTGAGGAAGAGCTCGACGACTGGGAGACGGAGTTCGGCAAGAACCGGTTTAGATTCAAGGAGCTTTACCACGCGACGAAAGGGTTCAAGGAGAAGGATCTCCTCGGCTCGGGAGGGTTCGGGAGAGTTTACAGAGGGATACTCCCCACGTCGAAGCTCGAAGTCGCTGTGAAGAGAGTCTCGCACGACTCGAAACAAGGTATGAAAGAGTTCGTGGCGGAGATCGTGAGTATCGGGAGGATGAGTCATCGGAACTTGGTGCCTTTGTTGGGGTACTGTCGTAGGAGAGGAGAGCTTCTTCTCGTTTACGATTACATGCCCAACGGGAGCTTGGACAAGTATCTATACAACAATCCGGAGAGGACGTTGGACTGGAGGCAGAGGTGTAAGATCGTCAAAGGAGTTGCCTCTGGATTGTTCTATCTCCACGAGGAGTGGGAACAGGTGGTTATCCACCGTGACGTGAAAGCTAGTAACGTTTTGTTAGACGCTGACTTCAACGGTAGACTCGGGGATTTCGGGTTGGCCCGGTTGTATGATCACGGGTCGGATCCTCAGACAACTCACGTCGTTGGTACGTTGGGTTACCTAGCACCTGAACATTCTCGTACGGGACGCGCCACGACCGCTACCGATGTCTATGCGTTTGGCGCGTTTCTTCTAGAAGTTGTTTCGGGTAGGAGACCCATCGAGCTACACAGCGAGAGCGATGATACGTTCTTGCTCGTGGAGTGGGTTTTCGGTTTGTGGGTTAGAGGGAACATAATGGAAGCAAAAGATCCGAATCTTGGGTGTGATGATCGGTACGATCTCGAAGAGGTTGAAATGGTTTTGAAGCTCGGTCTGTTGTGTTCTCACTCGGACCCTCGGGCTAGGCCGAGTATGAGGCTGGTGTTACAGTATCTGAGAGGAGACGTGAGCTTGCCGGAACTGACGCCGTTGGATTTGTCGGCGGGGAATGGGATGAGCTTGGGAGGGAGAGACGGTTTTAGCGGTATAGCCATGTCGTATTCTTCCTCGGTGTTTAGAGGGTTTACTGGTGTGTCTTCGATCGCTGATTCACTACTCTCTGGTGGGAGGTGA
- the LOC108857010 gene encoding RHOMBOID-like protein 4 → MGEKDSETAPIWRKTQQRESSNIHPVNIESSTQSGQHRSLNRNRGGSYAERGRGVKEFRSWFSWLIPCFVIANVVVFVITMYVNNCPKKSGDCFAGFLGRFSFQSTRENPLLGPSSLTLRTMGGLEVKKVVKGDEGWRLLSCNWLHGGVVHLLVNMLTLLFIGMRMEREFGFIRIGLLYLISGFGGSILSALFLRSNISVGASGAVFGLLGGMLSEIFINWTIYSNKVVTIITLVLIVAVNLGLGVLPGVDNFAHIGGFATGFLLGFVLLIRPHYGWINHQRNAPLGKPHKYKMYQAILWTLSLLLLLAWFIGGLISLFNNVDGNKHCSWCHYLSCVPTSRWSCNREPASCTTTQLGNQLSMTCLRNGKSGSYILPNPSDSRINSLCVQLCR, encoded by the exons ATGGGTGAGAAGGACTCAGAGACAGCTCCGATTTGGAGAAAAACCCAACAGCGAGAGAGCAGCAACATCCACCCAGTGAACATAGAGTCGTCGACTCAATCCGGGCAACATCGATCGCTGAATCGAAATCGAGGAGGTTCTTATGCAGAACGAGGAAGAGGAGTCAAGGAGTTCCGGAGCTGGTTCTCTTGGCTCATCCCCTGTTTCGTGATCGCAAACGTTGTCGTGTTCGTGATCACCATGTACGTCAACAACTGTCCGAAGAAATCTGGAGATTGTTTCGCCGGTTTCTTGGGTCGGTTCTCGTTTCAGAGCACACGGGAGAATCCTCTTCTTGGTCCTTCCTCTCTCAC GTTACGAACAATGGGTGGATTAGAAGTGAAGAAAGTGGTTAAAGGAGATGAAGGATGGCGTCTGCTTTCTTGCAACTGGTTACATGGTGGAGTTGTTCACTTACTCGTGAACATGTTGACTCTTTTGTTCATCGGTATGCGTATGGAACGTGAGTTCGGTTTTA TAAGGATTGGATTGCTTTATTTGATATCTGGCTTTGGAGGAAGTATATTGTCAGCTCTTTTCCTCCGCTCAAATATCTCTGTGGGTGCATCTGGAGCCGTGTTTGGTTTACTTGGGGGAATGCTCTCTGAGATCTTTATCAATTGGACAATCTATTCGAACAAG gtTGTGACGATAATAACTCTTGTATTGATTGTGGCGGTAAACTTGGGACTCGGTGTGCTTCCGGGAGTAGATAACTTTGCTCATATAGGTGGTTTTGCTACCGGTTTTCTTCTTGGATTCGTGCTCTTGATCCGTCCCCATTACGGATGGATTAACCACCAAAGGAATGCTCCTCTAGGTAAACCGCACAAGTACAAGATGTATCAGGCCATACTATGGACCCTGTCTCTTCTCCTCTTACTTGCTTG GTTCATTGGCGGTTTGATCTCGCTTTTCAACAATGTGGATGGAAACAAACATTGCTCATGGTGTCATTACCTATCATGTGTTCCAACTTCTAGATGGAGCTGTAACCGAGAACCAGCCTCTTGCACG ACGACTCAATTAGGCAACCAATTGAGCATGACCTGTTTGAGGAACGGCAAGTCTGGGTCGTACATTTTGCCTAATCCTTCGGATTCACGGATTAATAGCTTATGCGTTCAGCTTTGCCGTTGA
- the LOC108859078 gene encoding hsp70 nucleotide exchange factor fes1 — protein sequence MANNGPSWDGLLKWSLSHSDGASPSRPLSEEDRQWFMEAMQGHTIDSISRMKQISQIMKMPDHLLDSQGVTTDDLEGMLDELQEHVESIDLANDLHPIGGLVPLLSYLKNSNAKIRAKAADVLTTVVQNNPRSQQLVMEANGFEPLLTNFTTDPDVRVRTKALGALSSLIRHNQQGITAFRLANGYAGLRDALVSDTVRFQRKALNLIHYLLQESNSDCRIVRDLGFPRIMIHLASNQDLEVREFALRGLLELTREESERNLDRADVNLRQLLEERTRRIIAMSDEDLCAAREERELVDILWTVCYDEPSLLRARGLVYLPCDDEMAPDVVRDRFEPPLRAWAARRDDEMNEPPVPLLLGPPAQ from the exons ATGGCGAACAATGGACCCAGCTGGGACGGATTGCTCAAATGGAGCCTCTCCCATTCCGATGGCGCTTCCCCTTCCCGCCCTTTGAG TGAGGAAGATCGACAATGGTTCATGGAAGCAATGCAAGGACATACGATCGATTCAATTTCTCGTATGAAACAAATATCTCAAATCATGAAAATGCCTGATCACCTCTTGGATTCTCAAGGAGTCACAACAGACGATCTTGAAG GAATGTTGGATGAGTTGCAAGAACACGTCGAGTCAATCGATTTAGCCAATG ATCTTCATCCCATTGGAGGTTTGGTCCCACTCCTTAGCTATCTTAAGAACTCTAACGCCAAGATCCGAGCAAAAGCAGCTGATGTTCTGACCACGGTTGTCCAAAACAATCCTCGTAGCCAGCAGCTTGTTATGGAAGCAAATGGCTTCGAGCCCTTGTTAACAAACTTTACTACTGATCCGGACGTTAGAGTCAGGACCAAAGCCCTCGGTGCTTTATCTT CTCTTATCCGTCACAACCAACAAGGGATTACAGCTTTCCGCCTAGCTAATGGTTACGCTGGCCTGCGGGACGCACTGGTCTCTGATACCGTTAGATTTCAAAG GAAAGCGTTGAATTTGATTCACTATCTTCTCCAAGAAAGCAACTCAGACTGTAGAATCGTTAGGGACCTTGGATTCCCTCGCATAATGATCCACCTAGCATCCAACCAAGACCTTGAAGTCCGTGAATTCGCTCTTCGTGGTCTCCTAGAGCTTACCCGTGAAGAATCCGAGAGAAACCTCGACAGAGCGGATGTGAATCTAAGACAGCTTCTCgaagagagaacaagaagaATCATTGCCATGTCGGATGAAGATCTTTGTGCGGCTAGAGAAGAAAGAGAGCTAGTGGATATCCTTTGGACCGTGTGTTACGATGAACCGTCTCTTCTAAGAGCGAGAGGTCTGGTCTACCTCCCGTGTGATGACGAGATGGCTCCTGATGTTGTTAGAGACCGCTTTGAACCTCCGCTAAGGGCTTGGGCTGCAAGACGAGATGATGAAATGAATGAACCACCGGTTCCACTTCTTCTTGGTCCTCCTGCTCAGTGA
- the LOC108861154 gene encoding transcriptional regulator TAC1 → MNRKYLARRPYSWSGQSRPYICDFCERGFSNAQALGGHMNIHRKDRAKLREANLKEDREDSICSSSRTRFQQQDLIELPFFVDKISTTRKEDNDKSGDYLGDEEEKKIRLFRKALSQRAEVIDLELRLGLDPYKKSPST, encoded by the coding sequence ATGAATAGAAAATACTTGGCTCGACGACCATATTCATGGTCTGGACAATCAAGACCTTACATATGCGACTTTTGCGAGAGAGGTTTCTCCAACGCACAAGCTTTAGGAGGGCACATGAACATCCATAGAAAAGACAGGGCAAAGCTGCGGGAGGCGAACCTAAAAGAAGATCGTGAAGACTCCATATGCAGCAGTTCAAGAACTCGGTTCCAGCAGCAAGATTTGATTGAACTGCCTTTCTTCGTTGATAAGATAAGTACAACAAGAAAAGAAGACAATGATAAAAGTGGAGACTATTtgggagatgaagaagagaagaaaattaGGTTATTTCGAAAAGCTTTGTCCCAACGTGCAGAAGTGATAGATCTTGAGCTTCGTCTAGGACTAGATCCTTATAAGAAATCACCAAGTACGTAA